Proteins found in one Balneola sp. genomic segment:
- a CDS encoding CBS domain-containing protein: MGEQRVKLAKTNEEVQNFMKNVLKDVRALEKMLEEEWFETDIIRIGAEQELCLINQQAKPFFEAPDVLEKLGGDSDNFTTEFAKFNLEINVNPPLEFKGNCLSQMEHNLQKNVEQVRAAADEFGAEVLLTGILPTIRKADVSIDSLTPIPRYKALCQAIDNLRGKEYELRIQGMDELLMKFDTPMLEGCNTGFQIHLQIKPDEFVSKYNVAQAITAPVLASAVNSPLFLGKRLWAETRIALFHQSVDTRGVGDHIRESSPRVMFGTDWLRNSILDIYKEDISRFRVLLSSDVEENAEELMKEGVAPQLMALKVHNGTVYRWNRPCYGVGGGKPHLRIENRVLPSGPTVIDEMANTAFWLGLLNGFEDEHPDITKELEFDDARMNFFAASKMGMDTKFEWTGGRKVTAKDLIQDELLPIARAGLEKAEVDKSDIDTYLGVLEDRIESSQTGAYWVVKSYSNLIKENNREHAVSAITTSMLKNQKKGEPVHKWGLARVEDMDHWKPSSLIVEEFMTTDLFTARKEDLIEFTGNLMDWRKIRYVPIEDDQKHLIGLVSMRMMIREYAKAAVNGEEITNRPISDFMIQNPITIHPEASILEAMNIMQTQKIGCLPVVKNSRLVGIITEGNFMDITRRLLLALADEKDSK; this comes from the coding sequence ATGGGCGAACAACGAGTAAAACTGGCTAAGACTAACGAGGAAGTTCAAAACTTCATGAAGAATGTTCTAAAGGATGTTAGAGCATTGGAAAAAATGTTAGAGGAAGAATGGTTTGAGACGGATATAATCCGAATTGGAGCAGAACAGGAGCTTTGCTTAATAAATCAGCAGGCCAAGCCTTTTTTTGAGGCTCCTGATGTCTTAGAAAAGCTTGGAGGAGATAGTGATAATTTTACTACAGAATTCGCAAAGTTTAACCTGGAGATTAATGTAAATCCCCCGCTTGAGTTTAAGGGGAACTGCCTCTCACAAATGGAGCATAATCTCCAAAAGAATGTGGAGCAGGTAAGAGCCGCTGCAGACGAATTTGGTGCAGAAGTACTACTTACCGGGATTCTTCCAACCATCCGAAAAGCAGATGTCAGTATCGATAGTCTGACTCCGATCCCAAGATATAAGGCGCTTTGCCAGGCTATAGATAATCTGAGAGGAAAAGAATATGAGCTTCGAATCCAGGGGATGGATGAATTACTTATGAAATTTGATACCCCAATGCTGGAGGGATGTAATACAGGCTTTCAAATTCATTTGCAGATAAAGCCTGATGAGTTTGTTTCGAAATATAATGTAGCTCAGGCTATTACTGCTCCGGTTTTAGCAAGTGCAGTAAACTCTCCCCTTTTCCTGGGCAAGAGGTTGTGGGCCGAAACCCGAATTGCTCTATTTCATCAATCAGTAGATACCCGAGGAGTAGGAGACCATATCCGAGAAAGCAGTCCAAGGGTGATGTTTGGAACCGACTGGCTAAGAAACTCCATTCTTGATATTTACAAAGAGGATATTTCAAGGTTCAGAGTACTGCTAAGCTCTGATGTAGAAGAAAATGCAGAAGAGCTGATGAAGGAAGGGGTCGCTCCTCAATTAATGGCGCTGAAAGTTCATAACGGTACCGTTTACCGGTGGAACAGGCCATGTTATGGAGTAGGTGGTGGTAAGCCTCACCTGAGAATTGAAAACAGAGTGCTTCCTTCAGGTCCGACCGTGATTGATGAAATGGCTAATACAGCTTTTTGGCTGGGGCTCCTTAATGGCTTCGAAGATGAGCATCCGGATATAACTAAAGAACTTGAGTTTGATGATGCAAGAATGAATTTCTTTGCCGCTTCAAAAATGGGTATGGACACCAAGTTTGAATGGACAGGTGGAAGAAAAGTTACTGCAAAGGATTTAATTCAGGATGAACTGTTACCGATAGCCCGTGCAGGGTTGGAAAAAGCTGAAGTCGATAAATCGGATATAGATACTTATTTGGGCGTGCTTGAAGATCGCATCGAATCTTCACAAACCGGGGCTTACTGGGTAGTGAAATCATACTCGAATCTGATTAAAGAGAACAACAGGGAGCATGCTGTTTCTGCAATTACTACTTCCATGCTCAAGAATCAGAAAAAAGGTGAACCAGTACATAAATGGGGATTGGCCAGAGTAGAAGATATGGATCACTGGAAGCCTTCCAGCTTGATTGTTGAAGAGTTTATGACTACCGATTTATTTACAGCCCGGAAAGAGGATTTAATCGAGTTTACCGGGAACCTTATGGATTGGAGAAAAATCAGGTATGTGCCCATCGAAGATGACCAAAAGCATCTAATTGGATTAGTTTCAATGAGAATGATGATTCGGGAATATGCTAAGGCGGCAGTAAATGGTGAAGAGATTACAAACAGGCCTATTAGTGATTTCATGATTCAAAACCCGATAACCATTCATCCTGAAGCTTCAATATTGGAAGCAATGAATATTATGCAGACCCAAAAAATAGGATGTCTTCCGGTAGTGAAGAATAGCCGTTTAGTTGGTATTATTACCGAAGGTAATTTTATGGATATTACGCGAAGGTTATTATTAGCCCTTGCGGATGAAAAGGACAGCAAATAG
- the scpB gene encoding SMC-Scp complex subunit ScpB encodes MSKKELNDYQFIDGSRLSSVIEALIFASEEPISGDKIKDIIIENEDQIEISKETVADFVEKLNQRYDENGLSFRIEKLAGGYTFVTQSKYHYWLSIFQHENAFRKLSQSAIESLAIVAYRQPITKPEIDQIRGVDSGYIIRQLMEKALVEVAGRADGPGKPLLYRTTRHFLRHFGLNSVADLPKPREIEEILKDDDMAEHRQLLLERQLMMEVEEERDNGSEEEEDSGVEGEGNSEEGLNEEE; translated from the coding sequence GTGAGTAAAAAAGAGCTTAACGATTATCAATTTATTGATGGAAGCAGGCTTTCTTCTGTGATAGAAGCTTTGATTTTTGCCAGCGAGGAGCCCATTTCAGGTGATAAAATCAAAGATATCATTATAGAAAATGAAGATCAGATTGAGATCAGTAAAGAAACCGTAGCCGACTTTGTTGAAAAACTAAATCAGCGTTACGATGAAAATGGATTAAGCTTTCGGATCGAAAAACTAGCTGGAGGATATACTTTTGTAACCCAATCCAAATACCACTATTGGCTCAGTATCTTTCAGCACGAAAATGCTTTTCGAAAGCTCTCACAGTCTGCTATAGAAAGTTTGGCTATTGTTGCATACCGTCAACCCATTACCAAGCCCGAGATTGATCAAATTCGAGGGGTAGATTCGGGTTATATCATCAGGCAGCTGATGGAGAAAGCTCTTGTGGAAGTAGCAGGAAGGGCAGACGGTCCTGGAAAACCGCTACTTTACCGAACAACCCGTCATTTCTTGCGACATTTTGGACTGAATTCAGTCGCTGATCTTCCTAAGCCAAGAGAGATTGAGGAAATTTTGAAAGATGATGATATGGCTGAGCACCGCCAGCTATTACTCGAGCGTCAGCTTATGATGGAGGTTGAAGAAGAACGGGATAATGGAAGTGAGGAAGAAGAGGATTCAGGAGTTGAAGGAGAAGGTAACTCCGAGGAAGGATTAAATGAAGAAGAATAA
- a CDS encoding rRNA pseudouridine synthase — protein MKKNNSRNSGKKFKGKGNKKSNEVDQDYSQSEQIRLNKFIAHAGLCSRREADKLITDKKVQVNGKVVTEMGFKVRRKDSVVVDGQKISLEPFVYILLNKPRNTITTTDDEKGRNTVMDEIEDATGYRVYPVGRLDRNTTGLLLLTNDGDLAHRLMHPSYKVRKTYEVETARGLQEKELAAFVTGIKLEDGPVKGYNIKVFGDVKNTFIISVFEGRNRLIRRMVEYHGTEVTKLKRVEYAGLNLKNVAMGRWRYLKQKEINDLRQLVKLDTLDFRKQ, from the coding sequence ATGAAGAAGAATAATTCGAGAAACAGCGGTAAGAAGTTCAAAGGTAAGGGCAATAAGAAATCTAACGAAGTAGACCAGGATTATTCCCAATCAGAACAAATTCGATTAAATAAGTTTATAGCTCACGCCGGTCTTTGTTCAAGGAGAGAAGCTGATAAGCTCATAACGGATAAGAAAGTACAGGTGAACGGCAAGGTAGTGACAGAGATGGGCTTTAAAGTTCGCAGAAAAGATTCTGTAGTAGTTGATGGGCAAAAAATATCCCTGGAGCCTTTTGTATATATTCTTCTTAACAAGCCAAGAAATACCATCACAACCACTGATGATGAGAAAGGCAGGAATACGGTGATGGATGAGATTGAGGATGCAACCGGCTACCGGGTTTATCCTGTAGGGCGACTGGATCGTAATACAACAGGTTTATTGCTACTTACCAATGATGGAGATTTAGCTCATCGTCTTATGCACCCCAGCTATAAAGTGAGAAAAACCTATGAGGTAGAAACTGCTCGGGGACTTCAGGAAAAAGAGCTTGCTGCCTTCGTTACAGGAATTAAACTTGAGGATGGTCCCGTAAAAGGCTACAATATTAAAGTGTTCGGGGATGTTAAGAACACGTTTATTATTTCTGTTTTTGAAGGTCGAAACCGACTTATTCGAAGAATGGTTGAATACCATGGAACAGAAGTCACCAAGTTGAAACGAGTAGAATATGCAGGGTTAAATCTAAAAAATGTGGCAATGGGTAGGTGGCGATATCTCAAGCAAAAAGAGATTAACGACCTTCGTCAACTTGTCAAATTAGATACGCTCGACTTTAGAAAGCAGTAA
- a CDS encoding alpha/beta hydrolase: MEFENISISSGQTPSSEGLPIRWDLYSPISGTNREFPVILFLHGFKGFKDWGPFPDACEEIARNGFGVVAFNFSLNGIGDNKTELDRLDLFARETFSQDIQDIDTIIGALQRGEIKDSHSHLNTDVIGILGHSRGGQTALVAASKFDSIQCLVTWSAVANYLERWSDVHKKDWDEKGFTEFKNSRTGQIMKLDRVVYDDALNNQEEVLAINRVEKLRIPSLFIHARQDETVPYTDSEELHIKCATKEKELRLIANTGHTLGAAHPFEEEDFPAPFMEALDWSIGWFREYLR, encoded by the coding sequence ATGGAATTTGAGAATATCTCCATATCGTCAGGGCAAACCCCTTCCTCTGAAGGGCTCCCGATACGATGGGATTTATATTCTCCGATAAGTGGAACCAATCGCGAGTTCCCTGTTATTCTTTTTCTACACGGTTTCAAGGGATTTAAAGACTGGGGTCCTTTTCCTGATGCATGCGAGGAAATAGCAAGAAATGGATTTGGTGTAGTTGCTTTCAATTTTTCATTGAATGGGATAGGCGACAATAAAACTGAGCTGGATAGACTAGATTTATTTGCCAGAGAAACATTTTCGCAAGATATCCAGGATATAGATACGATTATTGGAGCTCTTCAGCGGGGAGAAATCAAAGACTCTCACTCTCACTTAAATACGGATGTGATTGGAATATTGGGGCATTCGAGGGGAGGGCAAACTGCCCTTGTAGCAGCTTCAAAGTTTGATTCCATTCAGTGTCTGGTAACATGGTCGGCAGTAGCCAATTACCTGGAGAGATGGTCAGATGTTCATAAAAAAGATTGGGACGAAAAGGGCTTTACAGAATTCAAGAATAGCCGTACCGGTCAGATAATGAAGTTGGATCGTGTTGTATATGATGATGCACTAAATAATCAGGAGGAAGTTTTAGCTATTAACAGAGTTGAAAAGCTTCGGATCCCATCCTTATTCATTCATGCCCGTCAGGATGAAACTGTTCCTTATACCGATTCAGAAGAACTTCATATAAAGTGCGCTACTAAAGAAAAAGAGCTGCGTTTGATCGCAAATACCGGACATACTTTGGGAGCTGCACATCCTTTTGAAGAAGAAGATTTTCCTGCTCCGTTTATGGAGGCCTTAGACTGGTCGATTGGTTGGTTTAGAGAGTATCTTAGATAA
- a CDS encoding DUF5117 domain-containing protein, which translates to MQLGIFKKGRILAYVLCSFLVISGCKTTQPASSSSSSSRPSANRPGPGGGDMKKFSEVITKDAESDEGLFNVHKVKDKYYFEVPNELLEREMLLVTRVAGSTQNLSFGGAGQKARGQQVVRWQRKENSIMLRHVSYSSVADEEDPVYKSVRNNNFEPVIYTFKIEADATDSTGLVFDATKLYTSDVALLSGLSSFQRRNFQVRRLDASRSFVERMASYPKNLEVRHVLTYDAGSPPDDGVTNTISLEVNQSMLLLPEEQWMPRNWDQRVGYFSIGQYDYSSDEHKAERNRFITRYKLVPKEEDKAAYLRGELVEPEEQIVYYLDPATPKKWVPYLLQGIDDWQVAFEAAGFKNAIIGKEAPTPEEDPEFSPEDARYSVMRYITNPIQNAQGPHVHDPRTGQILESDILWYHNIQNLLRNWFFIQTAAANPDARNVKMSDEIMGEMLRFVMAHEVGHTLGLPHNMGSSVGYTVDQLRDPEFTSTHGTAPSIMDYARFNYIAQPGDGVTHFYPKIGEYDIWSIKWGYTWIPEVEEPNDENETLNEWIVANGDDPLYWFGYSNGIDPRSQTEAIGDDAMRASELGLANLQVITDNLIDWVGEPGEEYSDLSELYNNIIGQWRRYMGHVTTYVGGVYQTYKTFDQDGEVYEIVSKADQRRALAFLNRHAFTTPTWAFNQDILDRVNSSTAVEAFRGAQAGVLNNVMSPTRIARLADNERRADGETYTAFEMMDELRGGVFSELRANRNIDVHRRHLQRAYIERADYLMNQEPPRGGFFGSPYDISQSDVRPIVRNQLVILRRDINNRLNAGNINRASRTHLEDARARIDDILDGDD; encoded by the coding sequence ATGCAACTCGGAATATTTAAAAAAGGGCGTATTCTAGCGTATGTTCTATGCAGTTTTTTGGTGATTTCTGGATGTAAGACGACTCAACCAGCTTCGTCGTCATCGTCTTCATCACGACCTTCTGCCAACCGACCTGGACCAGGTGGTGGCGATATGAAGAAATTCAGTGAAGTAATCACTAAGGATGCTGAATCTGATGAAGGTTTATTTAACGTGCACAAAGTAAAAGACAAGTATTACTTTGAAGTACCAAATGAACTTCTTGAAAGAGAAATGCTACTCGTTACCCGTGTAGCCGGTTCTACTCAAAACTTAAGTTTTGGTGGAGCAGGTCAAAAAGCTCGTGGCCAGCAAGTGGTAAGGTGGCAGCGAAAGGAGAATTCAATCATGCTTCGACACGTTTCTTATTCCAGTGTTGCAGATGAAGAAGATCCAGTATACAAGTCAGTACGCAATAATAACTTTGAGCCAGTAATCTATACCTTCAAAATTGAAGCTGATGCAACAGATAGTACTGGATTAGTGTTTGATGCTACCAAGCTTTACACCTCTGATGTAGCTTTATTGAGCGGTTTAAGTAGCTTCCAAAGAAGAAATTTCCAGGTTCGTCGTTTAGATGCGAGCAGAAGTTTCGTAGAGCGTATGGCGAGTTACCCAAAAAACCTTGAAGTACGCCATGTATTAACTTATGATGCTGGTTCTCCTCCAGATGATGGTGTTACTAATACTATTTCTTTGGAAGTAAACCAGTCGATGTTACTTCTTCCGGAAGAGCAGTGGATGCCAAGAAACTGGGATCAAAGAGTAGGCTATTTCTCAATCGGTCAATACGATTATAGTTCTGATGAGCATAAAGCAGAAAGAAACAGATTCATTACTCGCTATAAGCTGGTTCCAAAAGAAGAAGACAAAGCAGCTTATCTAAGAGGTGAGCTAGTTGAGCCAGAAGAGCAAATCGTTTATTACTTAGATCCGGCTACTCCAAAAAAGTGGGTTCCATATCTATTACAAGGTATTGATGACTGGCAGGTAGCATTCGAAGCAGCAGGCTTCAAGAATGCAATTATTGGTAAAGAAGCTCCAACTCCTGAAGAAGACCCAGAGTTTTCGCCAGAAGATGCGCGTTACTCTGTAATGCGTTATATCACGAATCCAATTCAGAATGCTCAGGGACCCCACGTTCATGATCCAAGAACAGGTCAGATTCTAGAAAGTGATATCCTTTGGTACCACAATATCCAGAATCTCCTTAGAAACTGGTTCTTCATTCAAACAGCAGCAGCTAATCCTGATGCAAGAAACGTGAAAATGTCAGATGAAATCATGGGCGAAATGCTTCGATTCGTTATGGCTCACGAAGTTGGTCATACACTTGGTCTTCCACACAACATGGGTTCAAGTGTTGGATATACGGTAGATCAGTTACGTGATCCTGAATTTACTTCTACGCACGGTACTGCTCCATCTATTATGGATTATGCACGTTTCAACTATATTGCACAGCCAGGTGACGGAGTAACTCATTTCTATCCAAAAATTGGCGAGTACGATATCTGGTCAATCAAATGGGGTTACACCTGGATTCCTGAAGTTGAAGAGCCAAACGACGAAAATGAAACTCTAAATGAGTGGATTGTAGCTAATGGTGACGATCCGCTATACTGGTTCGGTTACTCAAACGGTATCGATCCTCGTTCACAAACAGAAGCGATTGGTGATGATGCGATGAGAGCTAGTGAGCTTGGTCTTGCTAACCTTCAGGTTATAACTGACAATCTTATCGATTGGGTTGGAGAACCTGGTGAAGAATACAGTGATCTAAGTGAACTTTATAATAACATCATTGGTCAGTGGAGACGATATATGGGGCATGTTACTACCTATGTAGGTGGTGTGTACCAAACATACAAAACCTTCGATCAGGATGGAGAAGTGTATGAGATTGTATCTAAAGCAGATCAACGACGTGCATTGGCTTTCCTAAATCGCCACGCTTTCACTACTCCAACCTGGGCATTTAACCAGGATATCCTTGACCGTGTGAATTCATCAACAGCTGTAGAAGCTTTCCGTGGTGCACAAGCAGGGGTACTGAACAATGTTATGAGTCCAACCAGAATTGCTCGATTAGCAGATAATGAGCGCCGTGCTGATGGCGAAACGTACACTGCCTTCGAAATGATGGATGAACTTCGAGGTGGAGTATTTAGTGAGCTTAGAGCGAATAGAAATATCGATGTTCATCGTCGACATCTTCAAAGAGCTTATATTGAGCGTGCTGATTACCTCATGAACCAGGAGCCTCCAAGAGGTGGGTTCTTTGGCTCACCTTATGACATTAGCCAATCTGATGTACGTCCAATCGTTCGCAACCAACTAGTGATTCTTAGAAGAGATATTAACAATCGCTTGAATGCAGGAAATATCAATCGTGCTTCGAGAACTCACCTTGAGGATGCTCGCGCCCGAATTGATGATATTCTTGACGGCGACGACTAA
- a CDS encoding sterol desaturase family protein, with the protein MESFIEFFENIPSAFRAGILVGGIFLFWIIEGVFPLFEFGYRKVRHAGINGLLTLFFLIIGLAFASVLLAASDWVTANDFGLLNWIDMPIWAQMIVGVMLLDFYGAWLVHWVEHKVRFMWKFHLVHHSDTTVDVTTGLRHHPGEAVFRMIFTILGVVIVGAPIWIVFLYQTCSAAFTHFNHANIQMPKKLDRTLSWVFVTPYMHKVHHHYTQPLTDTNYGNIFAIWDRVFGTFAEVDDTKELIYGIDTHMDPKEHDDVVNLLKIPFQKYRPPVGSKFGGDEKVESSDIES; encoded by the coding sequence ATGGAGTCATTTATAGAGTTTTTTGAAAACATCCCATCCGCTTTCAGAGCGGGTATTCTGGTAGGGGGTATTTTCCTATTCTGGATTATCGAAGGGGTATTTCCACTCTTCGAGTTTGGGTACAGGAAAGTCCGTCATGCTGGTATAAATGGATTACTCACACTCTTCTTCCTAATCATTGGGCTTGCTTTTGCCAGTGTGCTATTAGCCGCTTCTGATTGGGTAACTGCCAATGATTTCGGATTACTAAACTGGATAGACATGCCCATTTGGGCACAAATGATAGTAGGGGTAATGCTTCTTGATTTTTATGGAGCCTGGCTGGTTCATTGGGTGGAACACAAAGTTCGATTCATGTGGAAATTCCACCTGGTACACCACAGTGATACTACGGTTGATGTAACTACAGGACTAAGACACCATCCCGGAGAAGCTGTATTCCGAATGATCTTCACTATCCTTGGAGTGGTGATTGTTGGAGCTCCAATCTGGATTGTATTCCTTTATCAAACTTGCTCAGCAGCTTTTACCCATTTCAATCATGCCAATATCCAAATGCCCAAAAAACTGGACCGCACACTATCCTGGGTATTTGTAACTCCCTACATGCACAAAGTACACCATCACTACACCCAGCCCTTAACCGACACTAATTACGGGAATATCTTTGCGATTTGGGATCGGGTATTTGGTACTTTCGCAGAGGTGGATGATACTAAAGAGTTGATTTATGGAATCGATACCCACATGGACCCTAAAGAACATGACGATGTAGTAAACCTGCTAAAAATTCCATTTCAAAAATATCGCCCGCCAGTAGGTTCTAAGTTTGGAGGGGATGAGAAAGTAGAATCTTCAGATATAGAATCATGA
- a CDS encoding 6-bladed beta-propeller: MRLFVTIVSVSLIVFLFIYVFHTKSYLFEKEAFDSQSLERRIDTLDVGSRKEVSLPDSLYRPEQILFKEGYIYILDFSDMRIYRFDQEWNLISIIGNGKGRGPGEALLITDFFVDSNFIWVVDSRQFKILKFDLNGNLVDELNSKIHPLRIFSNDESIFYLSLGDELLFSKINIENGLEKRFGQFPELEAKSSILYDGQITGGKTNDFYYLPFYYSKLYKFSGTEANRIQTIHLPDAQDKPELKIESGSTRITAPKEERINNTGIDVYNGKVFVATYDKGVWNGEKYVEEWKLFLDVYDEESGEYLQSYRVPGFFHNFALGEKKMYMILPSDIIYEVPFEY; the protein is encoded by the coding sequence ATGAGATTATTTGTTACTATTGTATCAGTTTCTCTTATAGTTTTTCTTTTCATTTATGTATTTCATACCAAATCATATTTATTTGAAAAAGAGGCTTTTGACTCTCAAAGTTTAGAGAGAAGAATTGATACACTTGATGTAGGTAGTAGAAAGGAAGTTTCTTTACCAGATTCTCTATACCGTCCTGAACAGATTCTTTTTAAGGAAGGGTATATTTATATCCTTGATTTTTCTGATATGAGAATTTACAGGTTTGATCAGGAATGGAACCTGATATCAATAATCGGAAACGGTAAAGGTAGGGGGCCTGGAGAAGCACTCTTGATCACTGATTTTTTTGTGGACTCCAATTTTATTTGGGTCGTAGATTCAAGGCAATTCAAAATTCTTAAGTTTGATCTTAATGGTAACTTAGTGGATGAACTAAATTCTAAAATTCATCCATTAAGAATTTTCTCAAACGATGAAAGTATTTTTTATTTAAGCTTGGGAGATGAGTTACTATTTAGCAAAATAAATATCGAAAATGGCCTGGAAAAGAGATTTGGACAATTTCCTGAGTTAGAGGCTAAAAGTTCTATTCTTTATGATGGTCAAATTACTGGTGGTAAAACAAACGATTTTTATTACTTACCATTCTATTATAGTAAGCTTTATAAATTCTCAGGTACTGAAGCTAATCGCATTCAAACAATTCACCTTCCTGATGCCCAAGATAAACCTGAACTAAAAATAGAATCTGGTTCAACTAGGATAACAGCACCAAAAGAAGAAAGGATAAATAATACTGGTATCGATGTATATAACGGAAAAGTATTTGTTGCCACCTATGATAAAGGAGTTTGGAATGGTGAAAAGTATGTAGAAGAGTGGAAATTATTTTTAGATGTATACGACGAAGAAAGCGGAGAATATTTACAGTCGTATAGGGTGCCAGGTTTTTTCCATAATTTTGCACTTGGCGAAAAGAAAATGTATATGATTTTACCTTCAGATATTATCTATGAAGTTCCTTTCGAGTATTAA
- a CDS encoding energy transducer TonB: protein MNKVYFTLLPLLMLMLMCAPIPDPSQDPCYKLPDYYFNEEIVDTSEVVTDFDVPFEVVPNINSGITFPEPARRAGVSGRVTMEITISKYDAVQEIKVINGPGYCLNRQAVQAYMKASYTSAIKDGEPVKTSFTTGMNFNLSTVNY from the coding sequence ATGAATAAGGTCTATTTTACACTGCTTCCTTTATTAATGCTAATGTTGATGTGCGCTCCAATTCCGGACCCTTCACAAGATCCTTGCTATAAGCTTCCGGATTATTACTTCAATGAAGAAATTGTAGATACCTCTGAGGTTGTAACCGATTTTGATGTTCCATTTGAAGTAGTACCAAATATTAATTCAGGAATCACCTTTCCTGAGCCTGCTAGAAGAGCAGGTGTTTCCGGGAGAGTTACTATGGAAATAACTATATCAAAATATGATGCAGTACAGGAAATCAAAGTTATAAATGGACCAGGTTATTGTCTAAACAGACAAGCAGTACAGGCCTATATGAAAGCTTCATATACTTCTGCCATAAAAGATGGTGAACCTGTTAAAACCAGCTTTACAACGGGAATGAATTTTAACCTTTCCACTGTGAATTATTGA
- a CDS encoding KR domain-containing protein — protein sequence MVQLLLLTLKLIKMDSNISDKNILITGANGAMARETIKQLIANGATSIVMACRSKAKGLIAKKEIEDELGVGNKVNLRVIGGFDMNDPKKIRSAIYSLPNNLSFDIVFLAAGFAVFSDDYQAVEWDGKRIEKNIFQNLMGSHVTLKLIKENNLLKPNARVVIAGGEGARGLKGLIEKPEFSTPEELRDYVFLKQTPPYNPMNAIGVSKFCGALWTKKMAEVFKDEHETIWFSPGLTSGSDGLKTLPPFKRWFMNNVLFTFMALAGKSQTPQKGGQKFAECLIGKIGNNGNLIGAPEGKSIGKFTEQTSMNSALSNQALIDEFWKILEELFET from the coding sequence TTGGTTCAACTATTACTTCTAACTCTTAAGCTGATTAAGATGGATAGTAATATTTCTGACAAGAATATATTGATCACTGGCGCTAATGGAGCGATGGCAAGAGAAACCATCAAGCAATTAATTGCTAATGGCGCAACGTCAATAGTAATGGCTTGTCGGTCTAAGGCCAAAGGGTTGATAGCCAAGAAAGAGATTGAGGATGAGTTAGGAGTAGGCAACAAAGTAAATCTTCGAGTGATAGGTGGGTTTGATATGAATGACCCAAAAAAGATTCGAAGTGCAATATATTCGCTGCCAAACAACCTTTCTTTTGATATAGTCTTTCTCGCAGCAGGTTTCGCTGTGTTTTCAGATGATTACCAGGCTGTAGAATGGGATGGCAAAAGAATTGAAAAGAATATCTTTCAAAACCTGATGGGCAGTCATGTTACCCTAAAACTTATTAAAGAAAACAATCTGCTTAAGCCTAATGCGAGGGTAGTTATTGCAGGTGGTGAAGGTGCTCGAGGGTTAAAAGGGTTAATAGAAAAGCCCGAATTCTCTACTCCTGAAGAACTAAGAGACTATGTCTTTTTGAAGCAAACGCCACCCTATAATCCAATGAATGCTATTGGTGTTTCAAAATTTTGCGGAGCTTTATGGACGAAGAAAATGGCTGAGGTATTCAAAGATGAGCATGAAACTATCTGGTTTTCTCCAGGGCTTACTTCTGGCTCTGATGGGCTCAAAACCTTACCTCCTTTTAAGAGATGGTTCATGAATAATGTCCTTTTTACTTTTATGGCTTTAGCAGGAAAATCTCAAACACCACAAAAAGGGGGACAAAAGTTTGCAGAATGTCTAATAGGAAAAATTGGTAACAATGGAAACTTAATTGGAGCACCAGAAGGAAAATCAATAGGTAAGTTTACCGAACAAACATCTATGAATTCTGCTTTGAGCAACCAAGCCCTGATTGATGAATTTTGGAAAATCTTAGAAGAGCTTTTTGAGACTTAG
- a CDS encoding TetR family transcriptional regulator produces the protein MFVNGYNATGIKDITNKVGIPKGSFYNHFSSKEEFGLEVLRNYMSNGLNIHKNHLLNTSKSPTQRIRDFYEGNIQEYKKVLEFKMGCMMGNFSTEMADVNESFRILLDQGFDEQEQVIIECLKEAQSQSEIDEQTDVELLGSSIINGWHGALVRMKASATAKPLEDFKKYFLANL, from the coding sequence ATGTTTGTGAACGGGTACAATGCTACCGGTATCAAAGACATAACCAATAAGGTGGGTATACCTAAAGGTTCTTTCTACAATCATTTCTCAAGTAAAGAAGAATTTGGGCTGGAAGTATTAAGAAACTATATGTCTAACGGACTTAATATCCACAAAAACCATTTACTAAATACAAGTAAGTCACCTACTCAAAGGATTAGAGATTTTTACGAGGGAAATATCCAGGAATACAAAAAAGTCCTGGAATTTAAGATGGGGTGTATGATGGGGAACTTCTCTACGGAAATGGCTGATGTAAATGAGTCATTTCGAATATTGTTAGATCAGGGCTTTGATGAACAGGAGCAGGTAATCATTGAATGTCTTAAAGAAGCCCAGTCACAAAGCGAAATTGACGAACAAACAGATGTAGAACTTCTTGGAAGTTCTATCATTAATGGCTGGCATGGTGCGCTAGTTCGGATGAAAGCTTCTGCTACTGCAAAGCCACTTGAGGATTTCAAAAAGTACTTTTTAGCAAACCTATAA